A part of Capsicum annuum cultivar UCD-10X-F1 chromosome 6, UCD10Xv1.1, whole genome shotgun sequence genomic DNA contains:
- the LOC107855380 gene encoding uncharacterized protein LOC107855380, translating into MDVRKIVVVVEDVDIARTALQWTLHNLLRYGDIISLLHIFSITRSNKKLRLLRLKGFQLALSFQEICNNFINTKTEIVVTQGDQDGGKIGAMVREIGATTLVAGLHDHSFLYRLAMN; encoded by the exons atggaTGTAAGGAAAATTGTGGTAGTAGTGGAAGATGTGGACATAGCAAGAACTGCACTTCAATGGACTCTTCACAATCTCCTGAGATATGGAGATATAATCTCTCTTCTCCACATATTCTCTATCACAAGATCCAACAAGAAGCTAAGGCTTTTACGTCTCAAAGGTTTCCAATTGGCTCTTTCTTTCCAAGAAATATGCAACAATTTTATCAAT ACCAAGACAGAGATTGTGGTGACACAAGGGGATCAAGATGGTGGAAAGATTGGCGCTATGGTTAGAGAAATTGGTGCTACTACTCTTGTTGCTGGACTTCATGATCACAGCTTTCTTTACAG GTTGGCCATGAACTAA